Proteins from one Ahaetulla prasina isolate Xishuangbanna chromosome 2, ASM2864084v1, whole genome shotgun sequence genomic window:
- the LOC131189533 gene encoding zinc finger protein OZF-like — MARGAVSAGIQADAQVSSTAHACKSYVSEVKDEDHRWKPEEEKGAAEEIVCSNVVHRGPVKGAHEQWRHHEKTLERKITVNCISSWGNEIPGQEGLREREQKKNSLRNAVQGKQAVYQCLYCKKSFNAHFKLIRHHRIHTGEKPYKCLDCGKSFDQKGNLIAHARIHTGEKPFVCPDCGKNFSHKGSLVLHVRTHTGEKPYKCPDCGKRFSRSGSLKEHEKTHTGERPYACLDCGRSFRKNSELATHYRFHTGEKPYKCSGCEKSFSTSSNLIAHQRTHTGEKPYKCCDCGKRFSQAGNLKEHERTHTGEKPYKCPDCGKSFRQISYFMKHHQTHLPEGKMPMEEKPYKCSDCGKGFGEKASLGRHERIHTGEKPFKCSDCGKSFCLKSNLVVHVRIHTGEKPYKCSECGKSFNQTSSLHNHERTHKGEEPYKCLECGKSFNRPSQLKTHERIHTGEKPFKCSECGKGFVYSHHLVRHQRNHTEEKPYICSQCGKGFSHKSTLIRHQGIHKEGKK; from the exons ATGGCGCGCGGAGCCGTCTCTGCGGGCATTCAAGCCGATGCCCAGGTCAGTTCCACTGCACATGCCT GCAAAAGTTACGTGTCTGAGGTAAAAGATGAGGACCATCGGTGGAAAcctgaggaagagaaaggagcagCCGAAGAGATTGTGTGTAGCAATGTTGTGCACAGAGGACCTGTGAAAGGTGCCCATGAACAGTGGAGGCATCATGAGAAAACTCTGGAAAGAAAGATTACCGTTAACTGCATTTCTTCCTGGGGCAATGAAATCCCTGGCCAGGAGGGACTCCGCGAACGTGAGCAGAAGAAGAATTCGCTCCGCAATGCAGTTCAAGGCAAGCAGGCCGTCTACCAGTGCTTGTACTGTAAGAAGTCCTTCAACGCTCACTTCAAATTGATTAGACACCAcaggatccacactggggagaaaccgtACAAGTGTCTGGATTGCGGCAAGAGCTTTGACCAGAAAGGCAACCTGATTGCCCACGCGAGAATCCACACGGGGGAAAAACCCTTCGTGTGCCCCGACTGTGGGAAAAACTTCAGCCACAAAGGAAGCCTTGTGTTGCATGTGAGAacccacacgggagagaaaccgtaCAAATGCCCGGACTGCGGGAAAAGATTCAGTCGATCTGGGTCCCTCAAAGAACACGAGAAAACCCACACGGGCGAGAGGCCGTACGCTTGCTTGGATTGCGGGAGGAGTTTCCGAAAGAACTCTGAGCTGGCCACGCATTACCGGTTTCACACGGGCGAGAAGCCGTACAAATGTTCGGGCTGTGAGAAATCCTTCAGCACGAGCTCTAACCTCATTGCCCATCAAAGGACTCACACGGGTGAGAAACCGTACAAATGTTGTGACTGTGGGAAAAGGTTTAGCCAGGCCGGAAATCTGAAAGAACACGAGAGGACTCATACgggagagaagccgtataaatgtccAGACTGTGGCAAAAGCTTCCGGCAAATCTCTTACTTTATGAAGCATCACCAGACTCACCTTCCAGAAGGGAAAATGCCAATGGaggagaaaccctataaatgctcGGACTGCGGGAAAGGGTTTGGAGAGAAAGCAAGCCTTGGGAGACACGAAAGAATCCACACCGGAGAGAAACCGTTTAAATGCTCCGATTGCGGGAAAAGCTTCTGCCTGAAATCAAACCTGGTTGTCCACGTGAGaatccacacgggagagaaaccgtaCAAATGTTCCGAGTGCGGGAAGAGCTTCAACCAGACGTCAAGTCTTCACAATCACGAGCGAACCCACAAGGGCGAGGAACCCTACAAATGTTTAGAATGTGGGAAAAGCTTCAacaggccgtcgcagctgaagaCGCACGAGAGAATCCACAccggagagaaaccctttaagtGCTCAGAATGTGGGAAGGGCTTTGTTTACAGCCATCACCTTGTTAGACATCAGAGAAATCACACGGAAGAGAAACCTTACATATGCTCCCAATGTGGAAAGGGGTTTAGCCACAAATCCACGCTTATTAGACATCAGGGAATCCataaagaagggaaaaaatag